From the Ferrigenium kumadai genome, one window contains:
- a CDS encoding HupE/UreJ family protein: MKISSRNNPIVRAACLTLLLGALPSLAYAHPGGSGGLAHGLVHPFSGLDHLCAMVAVGLWAAQMGGRAAWLVPLSFVAVMALGGLLGMAEIAVPFVETGIIMSLLALGLLIAAAVRLPLALSAAIVGMFALFHGYAHGAEMSPCTSALAYALGFMAASALLHLSGFTFGMLARAQLLRFVGAAVAMAGGYLWFAA, translated from the coding sequence ATGAAAATCTCATCGCGTAACAACCCGATTGTCCGCGCGGCCTGTTTGACGCTGCTGCTCGGCGCGTTGCCGTCGCTGGCCTACGCGCATCCGGGCGGGTCGGGTGGATTAGCACATGGGCTGGTGCATCCCTTCAGCGGCCTGGATCACTTGTGCGCCATGGTCGCAGTCGGCCTGTGGGCTGCGCAGATGGGCGGGCGCGCGGCCTGGCTGGTGCCGCTCTCTTTCGTGGCTGTCATGGCGCTGGGAGGGTTGCTGGGCATGGCGGAGATCGCAGTTCCTTTCGTCGAGACAGGGATCATCATGTCGCTGCTGGCGCTGGGCTTGCTGATCGCCGCTGCAGTCCGTTTGCCGCTGGCGTTGAGTGCTGCCATCGTCGGGATGTTTGCGCTCTTCCACGGCTACGCGCACGGTGCCGAGATGTCGCCGTGCACTTCCGCGCTTGCATATGCGCTGGGCTTCATGGCGGCGAGCGCCTTGCTGCACCTGTCCGGTTTCACCTTCGGCATGCTGGCGCGGGCACAGCTGCTGCGCTTTGTGGGCGCAGCTGTGGCGATGGCCGGAGGCTATCTCTGGTTCGCGGCCTGA
- the hypA gene encoding hydrogenase maturation nickel metallochaperone HypA: MHEMSLAESVVDLVDYRARRDGYQRVKTVRLEIGKLSGVEPEAIRFCFDEVASGTLAEGAALDILEQDGQAWCFDCGQLVPLAARSDPCPECGGFRLRMDEGVAMRVKELEIE, from the coding sequence ATGCATGAAATGTCGCTGGCTGAGAGTGTAGTGGACTTGGTTGATTACCGCGCGCGCAGAGATGGATATCAGCGGGTCAAGACCGTGCGGCTGGAGATCGGCAAGCTGTCCGGCGTCGAGCCCGAGGCGATACGCTTCTGCTTCGACGAGGTAGCCAGCGGCACCTTGGCCGAAGGCGCTGCGCTGGATATCCTTGAACAGGACGGGCAGGCATGGTGCTTCGATTGCGGGCAGCTGGTGCCGCTTGCGGCGCGCAGCGATCCCTGTCCGGAATGCGGCGGTTTTCGCTTGCGGATGGACGAAGGCGTGGCGATGCGCGTCAAGGAATTGGAAATCGAATAG
- the hypF gene encoding carbamoyltransferase HypF — MDATLAAESLMRCRVQVRGQVQGVGFRPFVFRLAQELGLSGWVRNCGAGVELEVQGHGKQVDSLLRKLRHEPPPLARIAGVSVEIAEVEPERGFAILESRGGETLTRIAPDTSICPDCLAELFTPGDRRYRYPFINCTHCGPRYTLAARVPYDRAHTAMAKFPLCPACQTEYHAPDNRRFHAEATACPVCGPQLALLNADGSAVRTENAIASAVAQLKDGKILAVKGLGGFHLMCDANNPVAVARLRERKAREEKPFAVMALNAASLEGYAKYTEAELALLESPARPVVILERTGELQGIADGMPGFGAMLPYTPLHYLLFHEAAGSPAGRSWLSESLPFLMVCTSANPGGEPLVYRNDEAVQRLNGIADGFLIHDRDILVRADDCVMRVSGKAPGFVRRSRGYTPSPIALPLSGPPVLAVGGFYKNAVCVTRGSEAFLSQHIGELDNAATCEALEQAVWHLLDVLEIRPELVVHDLHPDFFSSRFAARFAAERGIPALAVQHHHAHIGAVAAEHGVSGPLLGLALDGVGLGTDGSAWGGELLRVDGARKQRLGSLDPLALPGGDAAAREPWRMAAAALHALGRGEEITQRFAEPAAQTVAAMLEHGANVPYTSSCGRLFDAAAALLRVKNRNGFEGQAAMLLEGLAAHHGRTGPLQHGFVLDDGTLSFLPLLDHLADMRDADAGAALFHATLAEGLAAWVVQAARQQGLRKVALGGGCFLNAELSSSLEEALREEGITVLRAEQAPPNDGGLALGQAWIGLNFLKD, encoded by the coding sequence ATGGATGCGACGCTTGCCGCCGAATCGTTGATGCGCTGCCGCGTGCAGGTGCGCGGCCAGGTGCAGGGTGTCGGCTTCCGTCCCTTCGTCTTCCGGCTCGCGCAGGAACTCGGACTGTCCGGCTGGGTGCGCAACTGCGGCGCGGGCGTGGAGCTCGAAGTGCAGGGGCACGGCAAACAAGTGGATTCGCTGCTGCGCAAGCTGCGCCATGAGCCACCGCCGCTCGCGCGCATCGCCGGGGTGTCGGTGGAGATCGCCGAGGTCGAGCCGGAACGCGGCTTCGCCATCCTGGAAAGCCGCGGCGGCGAGACATTGACCCGCATCGCACCGGACACCTCGATCTGCCCCGATTGCCTCGCAGAACTGTTCACACCAGGCGACCGCCGCTACCGTTATCCCTTCATCAATTGCACGCATTGCGGGCCGCGCTACACCCTCGCCGCGAGGGTGCCCTACGACCGTGCACACACTGCAATGGCGAAGTTTCCGTTGTGCCCGGCATGCCAAACCGAATACCACGCACCCGACAATCGCCGCTTCCACGCCGAGGCCACTGCTTGTCCGGTGTGCGGGCCGCAGCTTGCGTTGCTCAACGCGGACGGTTCTGCCGTGCGGACGGAAAACGCCATCGCGAGCGCCGTCGCCCAACTGAAGGACGGCAAGATACTCGCGGTGAAGGGACTGGGAGGTTTCCATCTGATGTGCGATGCGAACAATCCAGTGGCGGTCGCGCGCTTGCGCGAGCGCAAGGCGCGCGAGGAAAAGCCGTTTGCGGTGATGGCGCTGAACGCAGCCTCGCTCGAGGGTTATGCGAAATACACCGAGGCAGAACTCGCCCTGCTCGAAAGTCCGGCGCGGCCCGTAGTCATCCTCGAGCGCACAGGTGAATTGCAGGGTATCGCCGACGGCATGCCGGGCTTCGGGGCGATGCTGCCCTACACGCCGCTGCATTACCTGTTGTTCCATGAGGCGGCGGGGAGTCCGGCAGGGCGGTCATGGCTGTCCGAATCGCTGCCTTTCCTGATGGTGTGCACATCCGCGAACCCCGGCGGCGAGCCGCTGGTGTACCGCAACGACGAGGCCGTGCAGCGGTTGAATGGCATCGCCGACGGATTCCTGATTCACGACCGCGACATCCTCGTGCGCGCCGATGACTGCGTGATGCGCGTGTCCGGCAAGGCGCCAGGCTTCGTCCGCCGCAGCCGCGGCTATACGCCTTCGCCGATCGCATTGCCGCTTTCCGGCCCGCCCGTACTCGCCGTCGGGGGCTTCTACAAGAACGCCGTGTGCGTGACGCGCGGCAGCGAAGCATTCCTGTCACAGCACATCGGCGAACTCGACAATGCCGCGACCTGCGAGGCGCTGGAGCAGGCGGTCTGGCACCTGCTGGATGTCCTCGAGATCCGCCCCGAGCTGGTCGTCCACGATCTGCATCCCGATTTTTTCAGTTCCCGTTTCGCCGCGAGATTCGCCGCCGAGCGTGGCATCCCCGCGCTCGCGGTGCAGCACCATCATGCCCACATCGGCGCAGTCGCCGCCGAGCACGGGGTAAGCGGACCGCTGCTGGGACTGGCGCTGGACGGCGTGGGGCTGGGGACGGACGGCTCGGCGTGGGGGGGCGAACTGCTGCGGGTCGATGGTGCGAGGAAACAGCGGTTGGGCAGCCTCGATCCCCTGGCACTGCCCGGCGGCGATGCCGCGGCGCGCGAGCCTTGGCGCATGGCTGCCGCCGCATTGCACGCGCTGGGACGCGGCGAGGAAATCACGCAACGCTTTGCGGAACCGGCGGCACAAACCGTGGCCGCGATGCTCGAGCACGGCGCGAACGTGCCATACACCTCGAGCTGCGGCAGGCTGTTCGATGCGGCTGCGGCGCTTCTGCGCGTGAAGAACAGAAACGGCTTCGAGGGGCAGGCCGCGATGCTGCTCGAGGGCCTGGCCGCACATCACGGCAGGACTGGGCCGCTACAGCACGGTTTTGTGCTGGACGATGGGACGCTGAGCTTCCTGCCTTTGCTCGACCATCTTGCCGACATGCGCGACGCCGACGCAGGCGCGGCGCTGTTCCATGCCACACTGGCGGAGGGGCTGGCTGCCTGGGTAGTGCAGGCAGCGCGGCAGCAAGGCTTGCGCAAAGTCGCGCTGGGCGGCGGCTGTTTCCTCAACGCGGAGCTGAGTTCCTCTCTGGAAGAGGCTTTGCGCGAGGAAGGGATAACGGTGTTGAGGGCGGAGCAGGCGCCGCCCAACGATGGCGGGCTTGCGCTGGGGCAGGCGTGGATCGGACTGAATTTTTTGAAGGACTGA
- the hypB gene encoding hydrogenase nickel incorporation protein HypB, producing the protein MCTVCGCSGEEAKIEGTGNHMRFHVHADGTAHSHSGGAHHHRHDIHYGLGPAHAHAPGMSQARMVKVEQDILAKNDAYAAANRNYFRAHGIFALNLVSSPGSGKTTLLVRTVGALQERYPVCVIEGDQQTSLDADRIRATGVPALQINTGRGCHLDAHMVGHALEQLRPRDNSLLLIENVGNLVCPASFDLGEAHKVAILSVTEGEDKPLKYPDMFAAADLMLLNKSDLLPHLDFDVSLAIEYARRVNPGIRAIVLSARTGEGMDEWLDWLEMQMDIAAFPGAEAGESRIGELEVRD; encoded by the coding sequence ATGTGTACGGTATGCGGCTGCAGCGGTGAGGAAGCGAAAATCGAAGGTACGGGGAATCACATGCGTTTCCACGTCCATGCCGACGGCACGGCGCATTCACATAGCGGTGGTGCTCATCATCACCGCCACGATATTCACTATGGCCTGGGGCCTGCCCATGCGCATGCGCCCGGCATGAGCCAGGCACGCATGGTCAAGGTCGAGCAGGACATTCTCGCCAAGAACGATGCCTATGCCGCGGCGAATCGCAACTATTTCCGCGCGCATGGCATTTTTGCACTCAATCTGGTTTCGAGTCCGGGTTCCGGAAAGACCACGTTGCTGGTGCGCACCGTCGGGGCCTTGCAAGAGCGCTATCCGGTCTGCGTGATCGAGGGCGACCAGCAGACTTCGCTGGATGCCGACCGCATCCGCGCCACAGGCGTTCCCGCGCTGCAGATCAACACCGGGCGCGGCTGCCATCTGGATGCGCACATGGTGGGCCATGCGCTGGAGCAGCTGCGGCCCAGGGACAACAGTCTGCTGCTGATCGAGAACGTGGGCAACCTGGTGTGCCCGGCTTCCTTCGATCTCGGCGAGGCGCACAAGGTCGCGATCCTGTCGGTGACAGAGGGCGAGGACAAGCCGCTGAAGTATCCCGACATGTTCGCCGCTGCGGATCTGATGCTGCTCAACAAGTCCGATCTGCTGCCCCACCTCGATTTCGACGTCTCTCTCGCCATCGAATATGCGCGCCGGGTCAATCCCGGCATCCGCGCCATCGTCCTTTCTGCACGCACCGGCGAGGGCATGGACGAATGGCTGGACTGGCTCGAGATGCAGATGGACATTGCCGCCTTTCCTGGCGCGGAGGCCGGCGAGTCGCGCATCGGCGAGCTCGAGGTGCGCGACTGA
- the ald gene encoding alanine dehydrogenase: MKIGIPKEIKTNENRVAVVPSGVEALIAAGHEVLVEQGAGLGSGFNDEQYAAAGARIAPEAGAVWAEAELIVKVKEPIEPEWKRIRPGQVLFTYFHFAADRKLTEAHLASGATCIAYETVELPSRELPLLTPMSEVAGRMAVQQGAKYLENIYGGRGILLGGVPGVAPARVSILGGGTVGHNAAKMAAGLGAHVTILDTSLERLRYLSDVMPPNVQLLFSNRHAVQEQLAEADLVVGGVLIPGALTPKLIRREDLKSMHPGAVIVDVAVDQGGCAETTHPTTHENPTYIVDGIIHYAVANMPGGVPRTSTLALTNATLPYVLQLANKGWKQALRDNGALQKGLNIVDGKITHQAVAAAFGTFMHDAGAFL, encoded by the coding sequence ATGAAGATCGGCATCCCCAAGGAGATCAAGACCAACGAGAACCGCGTTGCGGTCGTCCCTTCCGGCGTCGAGGCGCTGATCGCCGCCGGACACGAAGTGCTGGTGGAACAGGGCGCCGGGCTGGGAAGCGGATTTAACGACGAGCAATACGCCGCGGCAGGGGCGCGCATCGCGCCAGAAGCCGGTGCGGTATGGGCCGAGGCCGAGCTCATCGTCAAGGTGAAGGAACCGATCGAACCGGAGTGGAAGCGCATCAGGCCGGGACAGGTGCTGTTCACCTACTTCCACTTCGCCGCCGACAGAAAACTGACCGAAGCGCACCTCGCCTCCGGCGCGACCTGCATCGCCTACGAGACGGTCGAGCTGCCCTCGCGCGAACTGCCCCTGCTCACGCCGATGTCGGAAGTGGCGGGACGCATGGCGGTGCAACAAGGCGCCAAGTACCTCGAGAATATCTACGGCGGGCGCGGCATCCTGCTCGGCGGCGTGCCCGGCGTGGCGCCTGCGAGAGTATCCATCCTCGGCGGCGGCACGGTGGGACACAACGCCGCGAAGATGGCGGCAGGGCTGGGCGCGCACGTCACCATCCTCGACACCTCGCTGGAACGGCTGCGCTACCTCAGCGACGTGATGCCGCCCAATGTGCAACTGCTGTTCTCGAACCGGCACGCAGTGCAGGAACAACTCGCCGAGGCCGACCTCGTCGTCGGCGGCGTGCTGATTCCAGGCGCGCTCACGCCCAAGCTCATCCGACGCGAAGACCTCAAGAGCATGCATCCCGGCGCGGTGATCGTGGACGTTGCCGTCGACCAGGGCGGCTGCGCCGAGACCACGCACCCCACCACCCACGAAAATCCTACCTACATCGTGGACGGCATCATCCACTACGCCGTCGCCAACATGCCCGGCGGCGTGCCGCGCACCTCCACCCTCGCCCTCACCAACGCCACGCTGCCCTACGTGCTGCAACTGGCGAACAAGGGATGGAAGCAGGCATTGCGCGATAACGGCGCGCTGCAAAAGGGACTGAACATCGTGGACGGCAAGATCACCCACCAGGCCGTGGCCGCGGCCTTCGGGACGTTCATGCATGATGCGGGGGCGTTTCTGTAA
- the hypE gene encoding hydrogenase expression/formation protein HypE, which yields MNDALNGGKVRKGYVRALDIKNGRVDMSHGSGGRAMAQLIEELFTDAFDNDYLRQGNDGALLPQASGRLVMATDSHVVSPLFFPGGDIGCLSVHGTINDVAVMGARPLYLSASFILEEGFPLADLERIVMSMALSAKNAGVHIVTGDTKVVEQGKGDGVFITTTGVGVVPDGVHLSGDRARAGDRILVSGTLGDHGMAIMAQRESLGFSSAIVSDTAALHGLVAALLDSGADIHVLRDPTRGGLATTLNEIAAQSGVGMMLDERAIPINPEVASACEFLGLDPLYVANEGKLVAIVAAADAERALAAMREHPLGAQAAIVGTVQEDAHHFVQMTTGFGGRRIVDWLSGEQLPRIC from the coding sequence ATGAATGACGCATTGAATGGCGGCAAAGTGCGCAAAGGCTATGTTCGCGCGCTGGACATCAAGAACGGGCGCGTGGACATGAGCCACGGTAGCGGCGGACGCGCGATGGCGCAGCTCATCGAGGAGCTGTTCACCGACGCGTTCGACAACGACTACCTGCGCCAGGGCAATGACGGCGCGCTGCTGCCGCAGGCTTCCGGCAGGCTGGTGATGGCGACCGATTCGCACGTGGTGTCGCCGCTGTTCTTCCCCGGGGGCGACATCGGCTGCCTCTCGGTGCACGGCACCATCAACGACGTCGCGGTGATGGGCGCGAGACCGCTTTATCTCTCTGCGAGTTTCATCCTCGAGGAGGGTTTCCCGCTGGCGGACCTTGAGCGCATCGTGATGTCCATGGCACTGTCAGCGAAGAACGCCGGCGTGCATATCGTCACCGGTGACACCAAGGTGGTGGAGCAGGGCAAGGGCGATGGCGTGTTCATCACTACAACCGGTGTGGGCGTGGTGCCCGACGGTGTACATCTTTCCGGCGACCGCGCGCGTGCGGGCGACCGAATTCTCGTTTCCGGCACGCTGGGGGATCACGGCATGGCCATCATGGCCCAGCGCGAGAGCCTGGGGTTCTCTTCAGCCATCGTCTCCGACACCGCGGCGCTGCACGGATTGGTCGCAGCGCTGCTGGACAGCGGGGCGGACATCCATGTGCTGCGCGACCCCACGCGCGGCGGACTCGCGACCACGCTCAACGAGATCGCCGCGCAGTCCGGCGTCGGCATGATGCTGGATGAGCGGGCCATTCCCATCAATCCCGAAGTGGCGAGTGCCTGCGAATTCCTCGGCCTCGACCCGTTGTATGTGGCCAACGAGGGCAAGCTGGTGGCCATCGTTGCGGCGGCAGACGCGGAGCGGGCGCTGGCCGCGATGCGCGAGCATCCGCTGGGCGCACAGGCCGCCATCGTCGGCACGGTGCAGGAGGATGCGCATCACTTCGTGCAGATGACCACCGGATTCGGCGGGAGGCGCATCGTCGACTGGCTCTCCGGCGAACAGTTACCAAGAATCTGCTGA
- the hypD gene encoding hydrogenase formation protein HypD, which yields MKYVDEFRDGALAKNLAASIAREVCERSYSFMEFCGGHTHAISRYGVTDLLPPNVRMIHGPGCPVCVLPIGRVDMAIELALEHGATLCTYADTVRVPASDNLSLQKAKARGGDIRMVYSAIDALALAQQHPEKQVVFFAIGFETTTPPTAVVIKQAKALGLKNFSVLCCHVLTPSAISSILESPEVRQYGTVPLDGFIGPAHVSTVIGSRPYEFFAEEYRKPVVIAGFEPLDVMQAILMLVRQVNENRAEVENEFTRAVTRDGNLKAQNLVAEVFELRREFEWRGLGLVPYSALKIRREFADFDAELRFPLTYRAVADNKGCECGAVLRGVRRPWDCKLFGTVCTPENPVGSCMVSSEGACAAHYTYGRFKDIEVVSL from the coding sequence ATGAAATACGTCGACGAGTTTCGCGACGGCGCGCTGGCGAAGAACCTGGCCGCATCCATCGCGCGCGAGGTATGCGAGCGCAGCTACAGTTTCATGGAATTCTGCGGCGGCCACACCCACGCCATTTCGCGTTACGGCGTCACCGACCTGCTTCCACCCAATGTGCGCATGATCCACGGCCCCGGCTGCCCGGTGTGCGTGCTACCCATAGGTCGCGTGGACATGGCTATCGAGCTGGCGCTCGAGCATGGCGCGACGCTGTGCACCTATGCCGATACGGTGCGAGTCCCGGCCTCCGACAACCTGTCGCTGCAGAAGGCGAAGGCGCGCGGCGGTGACATCCGCATGGTCTATTCCGCCATCGATGCGCTGGCTCTCGCGCAGCAGCATCCGGAAAAACAGGTGGTGTTCTTCGCCATCGGTTTCGAGACCACGACGCCGCCCACGGCCGTGGTCATCAAACAGGCCAAGGCGTTAGGCCTGAAGAATTTTTCGGTACTGTGCTGTCATGTGCTCACGCCATCAGCTATCTCCAGCATCCTCGAATCGCCCGAGGTGCGCCAGTACGGCACCGTGCCGCTGGACGGCTTCATCGGCCCGGCCCATGTCTCCACCGTGATCGGCAGCCGTCCCTACGAGTTCTTCGCCGAGGAATACCGCAAGCCGGTGGTGATCGCTGGCTTCGAGCCGCTGGACGTGATGCAGGCGATCCTGATGCTGGTACGGCAAGTGAATGAGAACCGCGCCGAAGTGGAGAACGAATTCACCCGCGCGGTCACGCGCGACGGCAACCTCAAGGCGCAGAACCTGGTGGCCGAGGTGTTCGAGCTGCGCAGGGAGTTCGAATGGCGCGGACTGGGGCTGGTGCCGTATTCGGCGCTGAAGATACGCCGCGAGTTTGCCGACTTCGATGCGGAGCTGCGTTTCCCGCTGACCTACCGCGCGGTGGCGGACAACAAGGGCTGCGAGTGCGGCGCCGTCCTGCGCGGCGTGAGGCGTCCATGGGACTGCAAACTGTTCGGCACAGTGTGCACACCGGAAAACCCGGTTGGCTCCTGCATGGTGAGTTCCGAAGGCGCGTGTGCCGCACACTACACCTATGGCCGATTCAAGGATATCGAAGTGGTGAGCCTATGA
- a CDS encoding HypC/HybG/HupF family hydrogenase formation chaperone, protein MCLAIPARVVQIFDGERAVVDMGGVQKEVSLALLEDVSEGDYVIVHVGFALNRLDPEEAERTLALFAEMDEPDPAAA, encoded by the coding sequence ATGTGTCTTGCGATTCCGGCCAGGGTGGTACAGATATTCGACGGCGAACGGGCCGTGGTGGACATGGGCGGCGTGCAGAAGGAGGTTTCGCTGGCGCTGCTGGAGGACGTGAGTGAGGGCGACTATGTGATCGTGCACGTCGGGTTCGCGCTGAACAGGCTAGACCCCGAAGAGGCGGAGAGGACGCTGGCGCTGTTCGCCGAGATGGACGAGCCGGATCCGGCCGCCGCATGA